A stretch of the Aphis gossypii isolate Hap1 chromosome 2, ASM2018417v2, whole genome shotgun sequence genome encodes the following:
- the LOC114125929 gene encoding 60S ribosomal protein L38 — MPQEIKEIKDFLLKARRKDAKSVKIKKNIENVKFKVRCSRFLYTLVITDKEKAEKLKQSLPPGLQVKEIKCKKMNTDDKEKK; from the exons ATG ccACAAGAAATTAAAGAAATCAAAGATTTCCTCCTGAAGGCTAGAAGGAAGGATgccaaat ctGTTAAGATTAAGAAGaacattgaaaatgttaaattcaaGGTTCGTTGTTCTCGGTTCCTTTACACATTAGTAATCACAGACAAGGAAAAGGCAGAGAAACTTAAACAATCCTTGCCAcctg GTCTTCAAGTTAAGgagattaaatgtaaaaaaatgaacactGACGATAAAGAGAAAAAATGA